From the genome of Halomonas sp. 1513, one region includes:
- a CDS encoding flagellar biosynthesis protein FlhB, producing MAEQSSDQEKTEEATPRRLQKARDDGQVARSRELTTFMLLLGGVIGLYTMGAMLYDQLGLAMEQAFLFERRHAFEVMPMLTHIFNIGQHTLLTMLPLFLLLMVVALVAPALLGGWLISAKSLKPQLSKLNPLKGLKRMFGVQAVIELLKAIAKSLLVGGVALTFLYTNRGRYLSLMDMPIQQALASAMQLAALACGLIVLALVVVILIDVPYQLWSHAKKLRMSKEEVKREHKESEGDPHLKARIRSQQQSMARNRMMSKVPEADVIVTNPTHYAVALSYDDGLMSAPRVVAKGADMVAARIREMGEAHGVPLLEAPPLARALYHHVDLDREIPAALYTAVAEVLAWAFRLKRAQDGVEAMPETPTDLAVPAELDAKAPNAAASGENDATEEPR from the coding sequence ATGGCCGAACAGAGCAGCGATCAGGAAAAGACCGAAGAAGCCACGCCGCGACGCCTGCAGAAGGCCCGCGACGATGGCCAGGTTGCGCGTTCCCGTGAGTTGACCACCTTCATGCTGCTGCTGGGCGGGGTGATAGGGCTCTACACCATGGGCGCGATGCTCTACGACCAGTTGGGCCTGGCCATGGAGCAGGCGTTCCTGTTCGAGCGCCGGCACGCCTTCGAAGTGATGCCGATGCTGACGCATATCTTCAACATCGGCCAGCACACCCTGCTGACCATGCTGCCACTGTTCCTGCTGCTGATGGTGGTGGCGCTGGTGGCGCCGGCACTGCTCGGCGGCTGGCTGATCTCCGCCAAGTCGCTCAAGCCGCAGCTGTCGAAGCTCAATCCGCTCAAGGGGCTCAAGCGGATGTTCGGTGTCCAGGCGGTGATCGAGCTGCTCAAGGCGATCGCCAAGTCGCTGCTGGTGGGAGGCGTGGCCTTGACCTTCCTGTATACCAACCGCGGTCGCTACCTGAGCCTGATGGACATGCCGATCCAGCAGGCGCTGGCCAGCGCCATGCAGCTGGCGGCACTGGCCTGCGGGCTGATCGTCCTGGCGCTGGTGGTGGTGATCCTGATCGACGTGCCTTACCAGCTGTGGAGCCACGCCAAGAAGCTGCGCATGAGCAAGGAAGAGGTCAAGCGTGAGCACAAGGAGTCGGAGGGTGACCCGCACCTCAAGGCGCGGATTCGCTCGCAGCAGCAGTCGATGGCGCGCAATCGCATGATGAGCAAAGTCCCCGAAGCGGACGTGATCGTCACCAACCCGACCCACTACGCGGTGGCGCTGAGCTACGACGATGGCCTGATGTCGGCGCCGCGGGTGGTGGCCAAGGGCGCCGACATGGTGGCTGCCAGAATCCGCGAGATGGGCGAAGCGCACGGCGTGCCGCTGCTCGAGGCGCCGCCGCTGGCCCGCGCGCTCTACCACCACGTCGACCTCGACCGCGAGATCCCCGCAGCGCTGTATACCGCGGTGGCCGAGGTCCTGGCCTGGGCCTTCCGCCTCAAGCGCGCCCAGGACGGCGTGGAGGCGATGCCCGAGACGCCCACTGACCTGGCGGTCCCGGCCGAACTCGATGCCAAGGCGCCTAACGCCGCGGCGTCTGGAGAGAATGATGCAACCGAGGAGCCTCGATGA
- a CDS encoding two-component system response regulator (chemotaxis regulator that, when phosphorylated, interacts with the flagellar motor causing the flagella to spin clockwise which causes the cell to tumble): MADKNMSILVVDDFPTMRRIVRSLLKELGFTNVEEAEDGQDGLAKLRSGNFEFVVSDWNMPNLDGLEMLKQIRADDALKDLPVLMVTAEAKKENIIAAAQAGANGYVVKPFTAATLEEKLNKIFEKLGM, from the coding sequence ATGGCCGACAAGAACATGAGTATTCTGGTGGTGGACGACTTTCCGACCATGCGCCGCATCGTGCGTAGCCTGCTCAAGGAGCTGGGCTTCACCAACGTGGAAGAGGCCGAGGACGGCCAGGATGGACTGGCCAAGTTGCGCAGCGGCAACTTCGAGTTCGTGGTGTCGGACTGGAACATGCCCAATCTCGATGGCCTGGAGATGCTTAAGCAGATCCGCGCCGATGACGCCCTCAAGGACCTGCCGGTGCTGATGGTGACCGCCGAGGCCAAGAAAGAGAACATCATCGCTGCCGCCCAGGCCGGCGCCAACGGCTATGTGGTCAAGCCGTTCACCGCCGCGACCCTCGAAGAGAAGCTCAACAAGATCTTCGAGAAGCTGGGCATGTGA
- the fliA gene encoding RNA polymerase sigma factor FliA (sigma factors are initiation factors that promote the attachment of RNA polymerase to specific initiation sites and are then released; this sigma factor directs late flagellar biosynthesis genes), which produces MYTAKGKIDQGALLEQYLPLVRRQALALQVKLPASVELDDLIQAGMVGLLDCLNRFDAGQGASFTTYASQRIRGAMIDELRSRDWVPRSVRRNARALDEAMRRTEQRLGRAADEQEIADELGIELAEYHQQLADANGGQLLPYEELVAEGVEPGSGEGAPPSPFAALVDGEQRQRLVDAIELLPEREKLLLGLYYQEELNLKEIGAVLGVSESRVCQLHSQAVTRLRARLT; this is translated from the coding sequence ATGTATACGGCAAAGGGCAAGATCGACCAAGGCGCACTGCTCGAGCAGTACCTGCCGCTGGTGCGCCGCCAGGCGCTGGCGCTGCAGGTCAAACTGCCGGCCAGCGTCGAACTCGACGACCTGATCCAGGCCGGCATGGTAGGGCTGCTCGACTGCTTGAACCGTTTCGATGCGGGGCAGGGCGCGAGCTTCACCACCTATGCCAGCCAGCGTATTCGCGGTGCGATGATCGACGAGCTGCGTAGCCGTGACTGGGTGCCACGCAGCGTGCGCCGCAACGCGCGGGCACTGGACGAAGCCATGCGCCGCACCGAGCAGCGCCTGGGGCGTGCCGCCGACGAGCAGGAGATCGCCGACGAGCTGGGCATCGAGCTTGCCGAGTACCATCAGCAGCTGGCCGATGCCAACGGCGGCCAATTGCTGCCCTACGAGGAGTTGGTAGCGGAAGGCGTCGAGCCGGGCAGCGGTGAGGGCGCTCCACCGTCGCCGTTCGCCGCACTGGTAGACGGCGAGCAGCGCCAGCGGCTGGTAGACGCCATCGAGCTGCTGCCCGAGCGCGAAAAATTGCTGCTCGGGCTCTACTACCAGGAAGAGCTCAACCTCAAGGAGATCGGCGCGGTCCTGGGAGTCAGCGAGTCGCGGGTCTGCCAGCTACATAGTCAGGCGGTGACCCGGCTGCGCGCACGCTTGACCTAG
- a CDS encoding flagellar biosynthesis protein FlhF: MSVQRFLGVNSREAMRQVRAALGDDALILSNRNVDGGVEVLALADDAHGRMTASTPAEAASPVPGLRSPADASRQAQAYASQAAVRRPPSTPQHHTEPSPAAEAPAAAQPDFAALSARLLGEMQEMRDMLGRQQRDQRGDRDPLTRLHQRLWSAGVGPRLSAELLAELPPELASAADTQAQDAWLGRQLAARLSTPGDEAALLDAGGIIALVGPTGVGKTTTTAKLAARYVMRHGSEGVALVTTDSYRIGAHEQLRIYARLLGVEVHAQDADAPLDETLARLADKRLVIIDTVGMSQRDQRLVHQIEQLSASGRRVRLLLLLNAASHGDTLEDVILSYRQAARAANNRLDDCILTKRDEAARLGPLLDSVIRHGLRLHYVSHGQQVPEDLSLAEAGALVDDALTVEGDSPFTPEFSALREPLASGQKRLTALSRGLLGQGRALRAALDALHAHQPGFALVEAAWQLAAEPLARQRHALEGLHAAQLTVAREAGESSALTLLWGTQRVNGCDWRLPCGAVTGQGQLLAGGWQAQRLPAGDAERLEWSAQQLGPQAHVMGSLPAPDALAWLSAWQQPWLAAAKPNQRVLVDDRRVAVAELATLATLHDELACRHQGRRLTLALQQVSVGYAPRRGSETAMPLSLFTATPVDRDSGKRLAQRYWLAPQPHEARPAGLIAQQLLLSEMPGMTRRAWQGLADAGLDGMDVELRLQLAHGLASVALNLAADDGDWAMDVRAQLLALLGSQRSRQAATLLDALIHLFTARDVFREVAA; this comes from the coding sequence ATGAGTGTTCAACGTTTTCTCGGCGTCAACAGCCGTGAGGCCATGCGCCAGGTGCGTGCTGCGCTGGGCGACGACGCCCTGATTCTTTCCAATCGCAACGTCGACGGCGGCGTGGAGGTCCTCGCCCTGGCCGACGATGCCCATGGCCGCATGACGGCATCGACGCCTGCCGAGGCGGCGTCGCCGGTGCCCGGGTTGCGCTCGCCCGCCGATGCCTCGCGCCAGGCTCAAGCCTATGCCAGCCAGGCGGCGGTGCGCCGGCCGCCGTCAACGCCTCAGCACCACACCGAGCCGTCGCCGGCGGCCGAGGCGCCGGCAGCGGCGCAGCCCGACTTTGCTGCGCTCAGCGCACGACTGCTCGGCGAAATGCAGGAGATGCGCGACATGCTGGGGCGCCAGCAGCGTGACCAGCGCGGCGACCGCGATCCTCTGACGCGGCTGCACCAGCGGCTGTGGTCGGCGGGGGTCGGTCCCCGCCTGTCCGCCGAGCTGCTCGCCGAGCTGCCGCCCGAACTGGCGTCGGCGGCTGATACGCAGGCGCAGGATGCCTGGCTGGGCCGCCAGCTTGCTGCACGGCTCAGCACGCCCGGCGACGAGGCGGCGCTGCTGGATGCGGGAGGCATCATCGCGCTGGTCGGCCCGACCGGCGTCGGCAAGACCACCACCACCGCCAAGCTGGCGGCGCGCTATGTGATGCGCCATGGCAGTGAAGGCGTGGCGCTGGTGACCACCGACAGCTACCGCATCGGCGCCCACGAGCAGCTGCGCATCTATGCCCGGCTGCTGGGCGTCGAGGTGCATGCCCAGGACGCCGATGCGCCCCTCGACGAGACCCTGGCACGGCTCGCCGACAAGCGGCTGGTGATCATCGACACCGTGGGCATGAGCCAGCGCGACCAGCGCCTGGTGCACCAGATCGAGCAGCTCTCCGCTAGCGGGCGCCGGGTGCGGCTGCTGCTGCTGCTCAACGCCGCTAGCCACGGCGACACCCTGGAGGACGTGATTCTCAGCTACCGCCAGGCGGCGCGGGCGGCCAACAATCGCCTCGACGACTGCATCCTCACCAAGCGCGATGAAGCGGCGCGACTCGGGCCGCTGCTGGACAGCGTGATTCGCCACGGGCTGCGTCTGCACTATGTCTCCCACGGCCAGCAGGTACCTGAGGACCTCAGCCTGGCCGAGGCCGGGGCACTGGTGGACGATGCCTTGACGGTCGAGGGCGATTCGCCCTTTACGCCGGAGTTCAGCGCCCTGCGCGAACCGTTGGCGAGCGGCCAGAAACGTCTTACGGCGCTGTCGCGGGGACTACTGGGGCAGGGGCGTGCCCTGCGCGCGGCACTCGATGCTCTGCATGCCCACCAGCCTGGCTTCGCGCTGGTGGAGGCGGCCTGGCAGCTGGCCGCTGAGCCGTTGGCGCGTCAGCGCCACGCGCTCGAAGGGCTGCATGCGGCTCAGCTGACGGTGGCTCGCGAGGCCGGTGAAAGCAGCGCCCTGACCCTGCTGTGGGGCACCCAGCGAGTCAACGGCTGCGACTGGCGGCTGCCGTGCGGGGCGGTCACTGGGCAGGGCCAACTGCTGGCCGGCGGCTGGCAGGCCCAGCGACTGCCGGCCGGCGACGCCGAGCGACTCGAGTGGAGTGCTCAGCAGCTCGGCCCCCAGGCCCACGTGATGGGCTCGCTTCCGGCACCCGATGCGCTGGCCTGGCTGAGCGCCTGGCAGCAACCGTGGTTGGCGGCGGCCAAGCCCAATCAGCGGGTGCTGGTCGACGACCGGCGGGTGGCCGTTGCGGAGCTGGCGACGCTGGCGACGCTGCACGACGAACTGGCGTGCCGTCACCAGGGCCGGCGGTTGACGCTTGCCCTGCAGCAGGTGTCGGTGGGCTATGCTCCCCGGCGTGGCAGCGAGACGGCGATGCCGCTGTCGCTGTTCACCGCCACGCCGGTCGACCGCGACAGCGGCAAGCGCCTGGCACAGCGCTACTGGTTGGCGCCCCAGCCGCATGAGGCGCGCCCCGCGGGGCTGATCGCCCAGCAGCTGCTGCTCAGCGAGATGCCGGGTATGACGCGCCGCGCCTGGCAGGGGCTGGCCGATGCCGGCCTCGATGGCATGGACGTCGAGCTGCGCCTGCAGCTCGCCCACGGGCTGGCCAGCGTGGCCTTGAACCTGGCCGCTGACGACGGCGACTGGGCGATGGACGTGCGCGCACAGCTGCTCGCCCTGCTCGGCAGCCAGCGCAGCCGCCAGGCGGCGACCCTGCTCGATGCCCTGATTCATCTGTTCACGGCGCGGGATGTGTTCCGCGAGGTGGCCGCCTGA
- a CDS encoding flagellar biosynthesis protein FlhA — translation MRALTDLLGRRDWMGDVRMKLLAGPILILMILSMMILPLPPFALDMFFTFNIALAVMVLLVSMFTQKPLDFAAFPAILLFTTLLRLSLNVASTRVILMEGHSGGDSAGKVIEAFGQFLVGGNFAVGLVVFLILIVINFMVITKGAGRIAEVGARFMLDAMPGKQMAIDADLNAGLIGEDDARKRRAEVAQEADFYGSMDGASKFVRGDAMAGLVIMVVNIIGGLLIGMLQHGMDFGSAARTYTLMTIGDGLVAQIPALVISTAAGVTVSRVNTDEDVGQQMISQLFVNPQVLILSACVMGLLGMVPGMPNFVFLFFTALLGSLAWWLMRREESAIAEQEISAAPPPAPEAPEASWDDVQLVDTLGLEVGHRLIPLVDHRQQGELLGRIKSVRKKFAQDVGFLPAVVHIRDNLELGPNTYVISLKGVEVGRGDAFPGKWLAIDPGQVSGHVEGTETTDPAFGLPAVWIDTAQREHAQVYGYTVVDAGTVVATHLNHLLHRHASEMLGRGEVQQLLDKLGEDNKALVEDVVPKAITLTTLQRLLQNLLDEEVSIRDMRTILDTLAEHAGPQSDAASLTEVVRVALGRSITQQWFPGGEELHVIGLDANLEQVLMQAMNNGGALEPGLADTLMREAEEALSRQEMAGEPPVLVVQHSLRAVLSRFLRRRLRHLVVLSQAEIPDDRTLRVTSTVGARG, via the coding sequence ATGAGAGCGCTGACTGATCTGCTGGGCCGTCGCGACTGGATGGGCGACGTGCGCATGAAACTGCTGGCCGGCCCGATCCTGATCCTCATGATCCTGTCGATGATGATCCTGCCGCTGCCGCCGTTCGCACTGGACATGTTCTTCACCTTCAATATCGCGCTGGCGGTGATGGTGCTGCTGGTCAGCATGTTTACCCAGAAACCCCTCGACTTCGCCGCCTTTCCGGCGATTCTGCTGTTCACCACGCTGCTGCGGCTGTCGCTGAACGTCGCCTCGACCCGGGTGATCCTGATGGAAGGGCACAGCGGCGGCGACTCGGCGGGCAAGGTCATCGAGGCGTTCGGCCAGTTCCTGGTCGGTGGCAACTTCGCGGTGGGCCTGGTGGTGTTCCTGATCCTGATCGTCATCAATTTCATGGTCATCACCAAGGGCGCCGGGCGCATTGCCGAGGTAGGGGCGCGCTTCATGCTCGACGCCATGCCCGGCAAGCAGATGGCCATCGATGCCGACCTCAACGCCGGCCTGATCGGCGAGGACGATGCGCGCAAGCGGCGCGCTGAGGTGGCCCAGGAGGCCGACTTCTACGGCTCGATGGACGGTGCCAGCAAGTTCGTGCGTGGCGACGCCATGGCCGGCCTGGTGATCATGGTGGTCAATATCATCGGTGGCCTGCTGATCGGCATGCTGCAGCACGGCATGGACTTCGGCAGCGCGGCGCGCACCTATACCCTGATGACCATCGGCGATGGCCTGGTGGCGCAGATCCCGGCGCTGGTGATCTCCACCGCGGCGGGCGTGACGGTGTCGCGGGTCAACACCGATGAAGACGTCGGCCAGCAGATGATCAGCCAGCTGTTCGTCAATCCCCAGGTACTGATCCTGTCGGCCTGCGTAATGGGCTTGCTGGGCATGGTGCCGGGGATGCCCAACTTCGTGTTCCTGTTCTTCACCGCGCTGCTGGGCAGCTTGGCCTGGTGGCTGATGCGCCGCGAGGAGAGCGCCATCGCCGAGCAGGAGATCAGCGCGGCACCGCCGCCGGCGCCCGAGGCGCCAGAGGCCAGTTGGGACGATGTCCAACTGGTCGATACGTTGGGCCTGGAGGTCGGCCACCGGCTGATTCCGCTGGTCGACCATCGCCAGCAGGGCGAGCTGCTGGGACGGATCAAGAGCGTGCGCAAGAAATTCGCCCAGGACGTCGGCTTCCTGCCGGCGGTGGTGCATATCCGCGACAACCTGGAGCTGGGGCCCAATACCTACGTGATCTCGCTCAAGGGCGTGGAAGTGGGCCGCGGCGACGCCTTCCCGGGCAAGTGGCTGGCCATCGACCCGGGGCAGGTGTCGGGGCACGTCGAGGGTACCGAAACCACCGATCCGGCCTTTGGCCTGCCGGCGGTATGGATCGATACGGCGCAGCGCGAGCACGCTCAGGTCTACGGCTATACCGTGGTCGATGCCGGCACCGTGGTGGCCACCCATCTCAATCACCTGCTGCACCGCCACGCCAGCGAGATGCTGGGCCGCGGCGAGGTGCAGCAGCTGCTCGACAAGCTCGGCGAGGACAACAAGGCGCTGGTCGAGGACGTGGTGCCCAAGGCGATCACCCTCACCACCCTGCAGCGACTGCTGCAGAACCTGCTCGACGAGGAGGTGTCGATCCGCGACATGCGCACCATCCTCGACACCCTGGCCGAGCACGCCGGCCCGCAGAGCGATGCGGCGAGCCTCACCGAGGTGGTGCGCGTGGCGCTGGGCCGCTCGATCACCCAGCAGTGGTTCCCCGGTGGCGAGGAGCTGCACGTGATCGGACTGGATGCCAACCTCGAGCAGGTGCTGATGCAGGCCATGAACAACGGCGGTGCACTCGAGCCGGGGCTCGCCGATACCCTGATGCGCGAGGCCGAGGAGGCGCTCAGCCGTCAGGAAATGGCCGGCGAGCCGCCGGTGCTGGTGGTGCAGCACAGCCTGCGCGCGGTGCTGTCGCGCTTCCTGCGGCGTCGACTTCGTCATCTGGTGGTGCTGTCCCAGGCCGAGATTCCCGATGACCGCACCCTGCGTGTGACCAGTACGGTAGGGGCGCGCGGATGA
- a CDS encoding protein phosphatase CheZ: protein MSDAQRASAQGAAGGDDLVHRIGHLTRMLRESMRELGLDKEIERAAEAIPDARDRLSYVASMTEQAADRALNAIDRAQPIQDTLGSEAEALDKQWQAWFENPMELDEAKALVQETRSYLGKVPAQTQATSAELMEIMMAQDFQDLTGQVIKKMMEVIREIEHQLVQVLLDSVPEGEEREKMQRRAEGQWQADAKKREESLLNGPQIKPEGADVVSSQDQVDDLLDELGF from the coding sequence ATGAGCGATGCACAGCGTGCGTCTGCCCAGGGGGCGGCCGGCGGCGACGACCTGGTTCACCGCATTGGCCACCTGACGCGTATGCTGCGCGAGAGCATGCGCGAGCTGGGCCTCGACAAGGAGATCGAGCGCGCCGCCGAGGCGATTCCCGATGCTCGTGACCGCTTGAGCTACGTGGCGTCGATGACCGAGCAGGCCGCCGACCGCGCGCTCAATGCCATCGATCGCGCCCAACCCATCCAGGATACGCTGGGCAGTGAGGCCGAGGCGCTCGACAAGCAGTGGCAGGCGTGGTTCGAGAACCCCATGGAGCTCGACGAGGCCAAGGCGCTGGTTCAGGAGACCCGCAGCTATCTGGGCAAGGTGCCGGCCCAGACCCAGGCCACCAGCGCCGAGCTGATGGAAATCATGATGGCCCAGGATTTCCAGGACCTCACCGGCCAGGTCATCAAGAAGATGATGGAGGTGATCCGCGAGATCGAGCATCAGCTGGTGCAGGTGCTGCTCGACAGCGTGCCCGAAGGCGAGGAGCGCGAGAAGATGCAGCGCCGCGCCGAGGGCCAGTGGCAAGCGGACGCCAAGAAGCGTGAGGAGTCGCTGCTCAACGGACCGCAGATCAAGCCCGAGGGCGCCGATGTGGTCAGTTCCCAGGACCAGGTCGACGACCTGCTCGACGAGCTGGGGTTCTAG